A genomic window from Providencia alcalifaciens includes:
- the ilvA gene encoding threonine ammonia-lyase, biosynthetic encodes MAAAKPLPAAPTGADYLKAALSAPVYEAAQVTPLQEMSKLSSRLGNTILVKREDRQPVHSFKLRGAYAMIAGLTEEQKAKGVVTASAGNHAQGVALSANRVGIKSKIVMPVATADIKVDAVRSFGGEAILYGANFDEAKAHAIEMAKREGYTFVPPFDHPSVIAGQATIALELLQQDAHLDRIFVPVGGGGLIAGVAVLIKQLMPEIKIIGVEAEDAACLKAALEAGHPVDLPRVGLFAEGVAVKRIGDETFRLCQQYVDDVITVDSDAICAALKDIFEDVRAIAEPSGALALAGLKKYVQQHNIKGERLAHILSGANMNFHGLRYVSERCELGEQREALLAVTIPEQKGSFLRFCQLLGNRSVTEFNYRYTDADPERACIFVGVRLNGGEQERHGIIQELQNNGYEVADLSDDEMAKLHVRYMIGGRPSKPLDEKLYSFEFPESPGALLKFLETLGTHWNITLFHYRSHGTDYGRVLAAFELSGPEVRFDRHLDALGYEYHDETGNPSFRFFLAPQDSRKTLD; translated from the coding sequence GTGGCAGCCGCAAAACCATTACCTGCGGCACCGACAGGTGCCGATTATCTCAAGGCGGCGCTTAGTGCGCCAGTTTATGAAGCGGCACAAGTCACGCCGCTTCAAGAAATGAGCAAGCTCTCTTCACGTCTGGGTAATACGATTTTAGTCAAACGTGAAGATAGGCAGCCAGTTCACAGTTTTAAATTACGTGGTGCTTACGCCATGATTGCGGGTTTGACCGAAGAGCAAAAAGCCAAAGGTGTTGTTACAGCATCAGCGGGAAATCATGCGCAGGGTGTTGCGTTATCGGCTAATCGAGTAGGTATTAAATCCAAGATTGTTATGCCAGTGGCAACCGCAGATATCAAAGTAGATGCTGTTCGTAGCTTTGGTGGAGAGGCCATTTTATACGGCGCAAATTTTGATGAAGCCAAAGCTCACGCAATTGAGATGGCAAAACGCGAAGGATATACCTTTGTACCGCCGTTTGATCATCCGTCTGTGATAGCAGGTCAAGCGACTATTGCACTAGAACTCCTTCAGCAGGATGCACACCTTGACCGTATTTTTGTGCCTGTTGGGGGCGGCGGATTGATTGCAGGCGTCGCTGTATTAATCAAACAGTTGATGCCTGAAATTAAGATTATTGGTGTAGAAGCTGAAGATGCCGCCTGTCTAAAAGCGGCATTAGAGGCTGGTCATCCTGTTGATCTCCCTCGTGTTGGTTTATTTGCGGAAGGTGTTGCTGTTAAACGCATTGGCGATGAAACCTTTCGACTATGTCAGCAGTATGTCGATGATGTGATCACCGTGGATAGCGATGCAATTTGTGCGGCACTGAAGGATATTTTTGAGGATGTGAGAGCGATTGCAGAACCGTCGGGGGCATTAGCGCTGGCGGGGCTGAAAAAATATGTTCAGCAACATAATATTAAAGGTGAAAGGCTGGCACATATCCTGTCAGGCGCAAACATGAACTTCCATGGTTTGCGTTATGTATCAGAGCGTTGTGAATTAGGTGAACAACGGGAAGCGCTGCTTGCGGTGACTATTCCTGAACAGAAAGGCAGTTTTTTACGATTCTGCCAGCTGCTTGGTAACCGTTCAGTCACCGAATTTAATTATCGTTATACGGATGCAGACCCAGAACGTGCCTGCATTTTTGTGGGAGTCCGCTTAAATGGCGGCGAGCAAGAGCGTCATGGCATTATTCAAGAGCTACAAAATAATGGCTATGAGGTGGCTGATTTATCGGATGATGAAATGGCAAAGCTGCATGTGCGCTATATGATTGGTGGGCGCCCATCGAAGCCATTGGATGAAAAACTGTATAGCTTTGAATTTCCTGAATCTCCGGGGGCGTTATTGAAGTTCCTAGAAACACTTGGAACTCACTGGAATATCACGCTATTTCATTATCGTAGCCACGGAACGGATTATGGGCGTGTGCTGGCGGCCTTTGAGCTTTCTGGTCCAGAAGTACGCTTTGACCGCCACCTTGATGCGCTAGGATATGAGTATCATGATGAAACAGGGAATCCATCCTTCCGTTTCTTCTTAGCACCTCAAGATAGCAGAAAAACATTAGATTGA
- the ilvD gene encoding dihydroxy-acid dehydratase translates to MPKYRSATTTHGRNMAGARALWRATGMTDDDFGKPIIAVVNSFTQFVPGHVHLRDLGKLVAEQIEQAGGVAKEFNTIAVDDGIAMGHGGMLYSLPSRELIADSVEYMVNAHCADAMVCISNCDKITPGMLMASLRLNIPVIFVSGGPMEAGKTKLSDQIIKLDLVDAMIQGANPNVSDEDSEKIERSACPTCGSCSGMFTANSMNCLTEALGLSQPGNGSLLATHADRKTLFINAGKRIVELTKRYYEQNDESALPRNIATKAAFENAMTLDIAMGGSTNTVLHLLAAAQEAEVDFTMDDIDRLSRQVPHLCKVAPSTQKYHMEDVHRAGGVIGILGELSRAGLLQEDVKNILGLSLPETLAQYDVMLTNDESVRSMFSAGPAGIRTTQAFSQNCRWPSLDTDRENGCIRNLEHAYSLDGGLAVLAGNIAEDGCIVKTAGVDEGSLTFRGPAKVFESQDDAVEAILGGKVVAGDVVVIRYEGPKGGPGMQEMLYPTSYLKSMGLGKDCALITDGRFSGGSSGLSIGHISPEAASGGLLALVQDGDIIDINIPKRTMSLDVNDSELAKRREAELARGDKAYTPRNRQREVSFALRAYASLATSADKGAVRDKSKLGG, encoded by the coding sequence ATGCCTAAGTACCGTTCAGCAACAACCACTCATGGCCGTAATATGGCAGGTGCGCGAGCATTATGGCGCGCGACAGGTATGACCGATGATGATTTTGGAAAGCCAATTATTGCTGTTGTAAACTCATTTACTCAGTTTGTTCCGGGTCATGTGCACTTACGTGATTTAGGCAAGCTCGTCGCAGAACAAATCGAACAAGCAGGCGGCGTCGCGAAAGAGTTTAACACTATTGCAGTGGATGATGGGATTGCAATGGGGCATGGCGGTATGCTGTATTCCTTACCTTCCCGTGAGCTGATAGCAGACTCGGTAGAATATATGGTGAATGCGCACTGCGCAGATGCCATGGTATGTATCTCCAACTGTGACAAAATTACCCCAGGTATGTTAATGGCGTCCTTGCGCCTGAATATCCCAGTTATCTTTGTTTCCGGCGGACCAATGGAAGCAGGAAAAACCAAGCTTTCAGATCAAATCATCAAACTTGACCTTGTGGATGCGATGATCCAAGGCGCAAATCCAAATGTCAGTGATGAAGATAGTGAAAAAATTGAACGTTCAGCATGTCCAACATGTGGGTCATGCTCAGGGATGTTCACTGCGAATTCAATGAACTGTTTAACCGAGGCATTAGGTCTTTCTCAGCCAGGAAATGGTTCATTACTTGCGACTCACGCTGACCGTAAAACGTTATTTATCAATGCAGGTAAGCGAATTGTTGAGCTGACTAAACGTTATTATGAGCAGAATGATGAGAGCGCATTACCGCGTAATATCGCGACGAAAGCTGCATTTGAAAATGCGATGACATTAGATATCGCGATGGGTGGCTCCACAAATACCGTTCTGCATTTACTGGCAGCTGCGCAAGAAGCGGAAGTGGATTTCACCATGGATGATATCGACCGCTTATCTCGCCAAGTCCCTCATTTATGTAAAGTTGCACCGAGCACCCAAAAATATCATATGGAAGATGTACACCGTGCTGGTGGTGTGATTGGTATTCTTGGGGAGTTGAGCCGTGCAGGTTTATTGCAGGAAGATGTGAAGAATATTTTAGGACTTTCATTACCAGAAACGTTGGCTCAGTACGATGTTATGTTGACGAATGATGAGTCTGTAAGGTCTATGTTCTCAGCGGGACCTGCGGGTATTCGTACCACTCAAGCGTTTTCTCAAAATTGCCGTTGGCCATCGCTAGATACTGACCGTGAAAATGGTTGTATCCGCAATCTTGAGCATGCTTATAGCTTGGACGGTGGTTTGGCGGTACTTGCTGGAAACATCGCCGAAGATGGTTGTATCGTGAAAACGGCAGGGGTTGATGAAGGTAGCTTAACTTTCCGTGGGCCTGCAAAAGTGTTTGAAAGCCAAGATGATGCGGTAGAGGCAATTCTAGGCGGTAAGGTTGTTGCGGGCGATGTTGTTGTTATTCGCTATGAGGGCCCTAAAGGTGGGCCGGGCATGCAAGAAATGCTGTACCCAACGTCCTATCTGAAATCGATGGGATTAGGCAAAGATTGTGCACTTATCACCGATGGGCGTTTTTCCGGTGGAAGTTCAGGTTTATCAATCGGGCATATCTCTCCTGAAGCGGCAAGTGGCGGATTACTGGCGCTGGTACAAGATGGGGATATTATCGATATCAATATTCCCAAACGTACCATGTCCCTAGATGTTAACGACAGTGAGTTAGCAAAACGTCGTGAAGCGGAGTTAGCGCGTGGAGATAAAGCCTATACTCCGCGTAATCGTCAGCGTGAGGTTTCTTTCGCTTTACGTGCTTATGCTTCTTTGGCGACAAGTGCGGATAAAGGTGCTGTACGCGATAAGTCTAAATTAGGAGGCTAA
- a CDS encoding branched-chain amino acid transaminase codes for MTKKADFIWFNGEMTPWADAKVHVMSHALHYGTSVFEGVRCYDSHKGPVVFRHREHMQRLHDSAKIYRMPVSYSVDELMEACRATLRKNNLVSAYIRPLVFIGDVGMGVNPPDGYSTDVILAAFPWGAYLGEEALDQGIDAMVSSWNRVAPNTIPTGAKAGGNYLSSLLVGSEARRHGYQEGIALDVHGYLSEGAGENIFEVKDGILYTPPFTSSALPGITRDAILTLAKDMGIEVREQTLSRESLYLADEVFMTGTAAEITPVRSVDGIQVGIGRCGPVTKKIQQAFFGLFNGTTEDKWGWLDPVNPQ; via the coding sequence ATGACTAAGAAAGCTGACTTTATTTGGTTTAACGGTGAAATGACGCCATGGGCAGATGCTAAAGTTCATGTGATGTCTCATGCCCTGCATTACGGTACTTCCGTATTTGAAGGTGTCCGTTGCTATGATTCACACAAAGGGCCTGTTGTTTTCCGTCATCGTGAACACATGCAGCGTTTACATGATTCTGCGAAAATTTACCGTATGCCAGTCAGCTACAGCGTCGATGAGTTAATGGAAGCTTGTCGTGCAACTCTGCGTAAAAATAACTTAGTCAGCGCCTATATTCGTCCATTAGTTTTCATTGGTGATGTGGGCATGGGCGTGAACCCACCCGATGGCTACAGTACGGATGTCATTTTAGCCGCATTCCCTTGGGGAGCATATTTAGGGGAAGAGGCATTAGACCAAGGAATTGATGCAATGGTTTCTTCATGGAATCGTGTTGCACCAAATACTATTCCTACTGGTGCAAAAGCAGGTGGTAACTACCTGTCTTCATTACTGGTTGGTAGTGAAGCGCGTCGTCATGGTTACCAAGAAGGTATCGCGCTGGATGTTCATGGTTATCTTTCTGAAGGCGCAGGTGAGAATATCTTTGAAGTGAAAGATGGCATTCTGTACACCCCACCGTTTACTTCATCAGCGTTACCGGGGATCACCCGCGACGCCATTTTGACATTGGCGAAAGATATGGGGATCGAAGTACGTGAACAAACGCTGTCTCGTGAATCTCTGTATTTAGCCGATGAAGTCTTTATGACCGGAACAGCGGCTGAAATCACTCCAGTTCGCAGTGTCGATGGTATCCAAGTTGGTATCGGTCGTTGTGGTCCTGTGACGAAGAAAATTCAGCAAGCATTCTTTGGTTTGTTCAACGGTACAACAGAAGACAAATGGGGCTGGTTAGATCCAGTAAACCCTCAATAA
- the ilvM gene encoding acetolactate synthase 2 small subunit, with amino-acid sequence MMQHQLSILARFRPEVLERILRVTRHRGFRISSMNVDQLSDSDNVSIELTVSSQRPLAQLCAQLTKLADITEVEIKQQESRLLRTQSAM; translated from the coding sequence ATGATGCAGCATCAACTCTCGATATTAGCCCGTTTCCGCCCCGAGGTTTTAGAGCGTATTTTGCGAGTAACTCGCCATCGTGGATTTCGGATTAGTTCTATGAATGTGGATCAATTATCAGATAGTGATAATGTAAGTATCGAACTGACTGTCAGCAGCCAGAGACCGTTGGCACAGTTATGTGCACAATTAACAAAGTTGGCTGACATCACTGAAGTTGAAATAAAACAACAAGAATCACGACTATTACGCACACAAAGTGCAATGTAA
- the ilvG gene encoding acetolactate synthase 2 catalytic subunit, with protein MNGAQWLVQALRTQGVDTVFGYPGGAIMPVYDALYDGGVEHLLCRHEQGAVIAAIGYARSTGKTGVCIATSGPGATNVITGLADALLDSVPVVAITGQVASEFIGTDAFQEIDVLGLSLACTKHSFLVESIEDLPRILAEAFAIANSGRPGPVLIDIPKDIQLQHADLSPYLMPVEQQDTTSEDAIQQARTLLEQSEKPMLYIGGGVGMSGAVTELRAFIEQTKIPSVVTLKGLGAVHPADQNYLGMLGMHGTKAANISVQRCDLLIAVGARFDDRVTGKLNTFAPNAKVIHIDIDQVELDKLRQTHVALLGDAKALLPQLMVTKNITSWQEEVQQLKQEFGWRYDHPGEPIYAPLLLKQLSDKMKPNTVVTTDVGQHQMWSAQHIVVDGPENFLTSSGLGTMGFGIPAAVGAQVARPEDTVVCVSGDGSFMMNVQELGTIKRKQLPVKILLLDNQRLGMVRQWQELFFEQRYSETILTDNPDFVALANAFGIQGRRITCKSEVNAALDELLTSEGAFLLQVSINELENVWPLVPPGASNEKMMEKPL; from the coding sequence ATGAACGGAGCACAGTGGTTAGTTCAAGCATTAAGGACACAAGGCGTTGATACTGTTTTTGGGTATCCAGGTGGCGCTATCATGCCTGTTTATGACGCTTTGTATGATGGTGGAGTGGAGCATTTGCTGTGTCGCCATGAGCAAGGCGCAGTTATCGCCGCCATCGGTTATGCTCGCTCGACAGGTAAAACAGGTGTTTGCATTGCAACTTCTGGTCCTGGAGCAACAAACGTGATTACGGGCCTGGCTGACGCACTACTCGATTCTGTCCCTGTTGTTGCGATTACAGGGCAGGTAGCATCAGAGTTTATTGGTACCGATGCCTTTCAGGAAATTGATGTTTTAGGGTTATCTTTGGCCTGTACGAAACATAGTTTTTTGGTGGAATCCATCGAGGATTTACCTCGTATTCTCGCTGAAGCTTTCGCAATCGCAAATAGTGGGCGTCCCGGACCAGTACTGATTGATATTCCGAAAGATATTCAGCTGCAACACGCAGATTTATCACCCTATCTCATGCCTGTAGAGCAACAAGATACGACTTCTGAGGATGCAATTCAGCAAGCAAGAACACTGTTGGAGCAGTCAGAAAAACCGATGTTGTACATTGGTGGTGGAGTCGGGATGTCAGGGGCGGTAACTGAATTGAGAGCTTTTATAGAACAGACAAAGATCCCGTCAGTTGTCACCTTGAAAGGTTTAGGAGCCGTACATCCAGCAGATCAAAACTATCTAGGCATGTTGGGAATGCACGGTACGAAAGCTGCCAATATTTCAGTGCAACGTTGTGATTTACTCATCGCGGTTGGTGCACGTTTTGACGATAGGGTAACAGGTAAATTAAACACTTTTGCTCCGAATGCGAAAGTGATTCATATCGATATCGATCAGGTTGAATTGGATAAATTACGCCAAACCCATGTCGCCCTATTGGGTGATGCAAAAGCGTTATTGCCTCAATTGATGGTGACAAAAAATATCACGAGTTGGCAGGAAGAAGTTCAACAGCTCAAGCAGGAGTTTGGTTGGCGTTATGACCACCCAGGTGAACCAATCTACGCCCCATTATTGCTGAAACAACTGTCAGACAAAATGAAACCTAATACCGTTGTTACAACAGATGTTGGTCAGCACCAAATGTGGTCTGCTCAACATATTGTTGTTGATGGGCCTGAGAATTTTTTAACATCAAGCGGGTTAGGAACGATGGGTTTTGGGATCCCCGCAGCGGTGGGAGCTCAAGTCGCTCGCCCTGAAGATACTGTTGTTTGTGTATCTGGCGATGGCTCTTTCATGATGAATGTACAAGAGCTGGGAACCATCAAACGTAAGCAATTACCCGTTAAGATTTTATTGTTAGATAACCAACGATTAGGAATGGTTCGTCAATGGCAAGAGCTGTTTTTTGAGCAACGCTACAGTGAAACCATTTTGACTGACAACCCAGACTTTGTTGCATTAGCGAACGCTTTTGGCATTCAAGGTCGCCGTATTACATGTAAATCAGAAGTGAACGCAGCACTCGATGAGCTACTGACAAGTGAGGGCGCATTTTTATTACAGGTATCAATTAATGAATTAGAAAATGTCTGGCCATTGGTTCCACCAGGGGCTAGTAACGAAAAAATGATGGAGAAACCGTTATGA
- the ilvL gene encoding ilv operon leader peptide gives MNKFIQVISLIISVVVIIIPPCGAALGRRWLK, from the coding sequence ATGAACAAATTCATCCAAGTGATTAGCCTAATTATTAGCGTGGTGGTGATTATTATCCCACCGTGCGGGGCTGCACTTGGACGACGATGGCTGAAATAA
- a CDS encoding YifB family Mg chelatase-like AAA ATPase, whose amino-acid sequence MTLAIVYTRASIGLDAPLVTVEAHISNGLPGLTLVGLPETAVKEARDRVRSAMVNSGFEYPVKKMTVNLAPADLPKESGRYDLAIAIAILAASGQIPDQLLERHEFLGELALSGDIRYVNGGIPAAQAAISQNRQLILSKDNQYQLSLLADSSVSFATSLLELCHYLHQKSTLSSNQQVVQHTYPSDHENDICDIIGQEQGKRALEISAAGGHNLLLLGPPGTGKTMLAHRLITLLPPLTPQEALEVTALHSLSQTMEILDKWPTRPFRCPHHNTSMTALIGGGSLPKPGEISLAHNGILFLDELPEFTRSVLDSLREPLESHQIIISRAKAKVCFPANFQLIAALNPSPTGHYQGEMNRSSPAKVLRYLSRVSGPFLDRFDLSIEIPLLPLGTLSQQTHQGETSKQIRLRIIEARNQQINRAGKINSQLTASETTKICQLTAEDALFLENALNKLGLSIRAWHRILRVSRTIADLSYSPNIQREHLLEALGYRAMDKLLLHLQKQVS is encoded by the coding sequence ATGACGTTAGCTATTGTTTACACTCGAGCATCTATTGGATTAGACGCTCCGCTTGTGACTGTTGAAGCACATATTAGTAATGGACTACCGGGGTTAACCTTAGTTGGGTTACCAGAAACTGCAGTTAAAGAAGCGCGAGATAGAGTACGGAGTGCTATGGTTAATAGCGGCTTTGAATATCCCGTAAAAAAGATGACGGTAAACTTAGCGCCGGCAGATTTACCTAAAGAAAGTGGTCGTTATGATTTAGCGATTGCGATTGCAATACTTGCAGCATCCGGACAAATTCCTGATCAGTTATTAGAACGCCATGAGTTTCTTGGTGAATTAGCGCTCTCTGGCGATATACGTTATGTCAACGGCGGGATCCCTGCCGCTCAAGCAGCAATAAGTCAAAACAGGCAATTAATTCTATCGAAAGATAATCAATATCAACTCAGTTTATTAGCTGATAGCAGCGTCAGTTTTGCAACATCCTTATTGGAACTTTGTCATTACTTGCATCAAAAAAGCACACTATCGAGTAATCAACAAGTTGTTCAGCATACTTATCCTTCTGACCATGAAAACGATATTTGTGACATCATAGGACAAGAGCAAGGAAAGCGAGCATTAGAAATTAGCGCAGCAGGTGGGCACAATTTATTACTGCTAGGTCCTCCCGGTACAGGCAAAACTATGTTAGCCCACCGGTTGATAACTTTACTACCGCCCTTAACGCCTCAAGAAGCACTGGAAGTCACAGCATTACATAGCCTTAGCCAAACCATGGAAATCCTAGATAAGTGGCCTACACGACCATTTAGATGCCCTCACCACAATACATCAATGACCGCTTTGATTGGCGGTGGTTCATTACCTAAGCCAGGAGAGATATCCCTCGCCCATAACGGTATATTGTTTCTAGATGAGTTACCTGAATTCACACGCTCTGTATTAGACTCTTTACGAGAACCGCTGGAATCTCACCAAATTATCATTTCAAGAGCAAAAGCTAAGGTATGTTTCCCTGCTAACTTCCAATTAATCGCAGCCCTTAACCCTAGCCCTACAGGGCATTACCAAGGAGAAATGAATAGATCCTCTCCAGCAAAAGTACTACGATACTTATCACGCGTTTCAGGGCCATTCTTAGACAGATTCGATCTTTCTATTGAGATCCCACTACTCCCTCTAGGTACTTTAAGCCAGCAAACACACCAAGGCGAAACGAGCAAGCAAATTCGCTTACGAATTATTGAAGCAAGAAACCAACAAATTAATCGAGCTGGTAAAATTAATAGTCAACTAACAGCAAGTGAAACAACAAAAATCTGCCAGTTGACTGCTGAAGATGCACTATTCTTAGAGAATGCACTTAATAAGCTAGGGCTATCTATCCGTGCTTGGCACAGAATTCTTAGAGTTTCTCGAACAATTGCAGATCTTAGCTATTCTCCGAATATACAACGGGAGCATTTACTAGAAGCGCTGGGGTATCGGGCAATGGATAAGTTATTGCTTCATTTGCAAAAACAAGTAAGCTGA
- a CDS encoding DUF413 domain-containing protein codes for MADSFITTNRFFDNKHYPRGFSRHGDFTIKEAQLLERHGQAFNELDTGKRAAQTEEEKLFVAVCRGEREPTTLEEKVWVKYSSRINRPKRFHTLSGGKPQIDPSEDYTDTDD; via the coding sequence ATGGCAGATAGCTTCATCACGACTAATCGTTTTTTTGATAATAAACATTACCCACGTGGCTTTTCTCGTCATGGTGATTTCACCATCAAAGAAGCTCAGTTGCTAGAACGTCATGGCCAAGCTTTCAATGAGCTTGATACAGGAAAACGCGCAGCGCAAACAGAAGAAGAAAAGTTATTCGTCGCTGTTTGCCGTGGAGAGCGCGAACCTACAACCCTTGAAGAAAAGGTATGGGTGAAATATTCTAGCAGAATTAATCGTCCGAAGCGCTTCCATACACTATCAGGTGGCAAGCCACAGATAGATCCATCGGAAGACTATACCGATACGGATGATTAA
- the hdfR gene encoding HTH-type transcriptional regulator HdfR, translated as MRVDSELLRTFLEVSRTRHFGRAAESLYLTQSAVSFRIRQLETQLGTSLFTRHRNNIRLTAAGERLVPYAESLMNTWLQAKKEISHASQHTELSIGATSSLWESYLTSWLEVLYNQHDELRLEARVSTRQSLVKQLHSRELDLLIAIEPPKMDEFESTIIGSIQLQLMASQKNIALTQYNFIKLEWGADFHPKNEPTLLQDDSPVMITTSAEITRQLLPVSLSAAFLPTHWIQHYPTLKTLSNNVITKPLYAIWLKKNDQQVLINQLIKTPIPNTQ; from the coding sequence ATACGTGTGGACAGCGAGTTATTAAGAACTTTTTTAGAAGTCAGTAGAACCAGGCACTTCGGCAGAGCCGCAGAATCTCTCTACTTAACCCAGTCTGCCGTTAGCTTTCGTATCAGACAGTTAGAAACACAATTAGGTACAAGCCTATTCACACGACACCGTAATAATATTCGTTTAACTGCTGCAGGAGAGCGTTTAGTTCCCTATGCTGAATCTCTAATGAATACATGGCTTCAAGCCAAAAAAGAGATCTCACACGCATCCCAGCATACAGAACTGTCTATCGGAGCAACTTCATCATTATGGGAAAGTTATCTCACAAGTTGGTTGGAAGTTCTATATAACCAACATGATGAGCTACGATTAGAAGCCCGCGTATCCACACGTCAATCACTCGTAAAGCAGTTACATTCTAGAGAATTAGACTTACTGATAGCGATCGAACCACCAAAAATGGATGAATTTGAAAGTACCATCATTGGTTCTATTCAACTTCAATTAATGGCATCTCAAAAGAATATAGCTCTTACTCAGTATAATTTTATCAAGCTAGAATGGGGGGCTGATTTTCATCCCAAGAATGAACCAACGCTACTTCAAGATGATTCCCCTGTAATGATTACGACATCCGCAGAAATTACGCGTCAATTGTTGCCTGTATCGCTTTCAGCGGCATTTTTACCAACACATTGGATCCAACATTATCCAACGTTAAAAACACTCTCAAATAACGTTATTACTAAGCCTTTATATGCAATTTGGCTGAAAAAAAATGATCAGCAAGTCCTAATTAATCAACTTATTAAAACACCAATACCAAATACACAATAA
- a CDS encoding gamma carbonic anhydrase family protein yields MNTSLRPYLETFPSVAATVFIDPSSVVIGDVRLAEDVSIWPLSVLRGDVNYISIGARTNIQDGSVLHVTHRSTSNPDGNPLIIGEDVTIGHKVMLHGCTIGNRVLVGMGSIVIDGAIIEDDVVIGANSLITQGKRLESGYLYMGSPAKAIRKLTEAELSHLRYSANNYVEWKNNYLSSSNS; encoded by the coding sequence ATGAATACATCTTTAAGACCTTATTTAGAAACCTTCCCTTCTGTCGCTGCTACTGTTTTTATTGATCCATCCTCTGTCGTCATTGGAGATGTTCGCTTAGCCGAAGATGTAAGTATCTGGCCACTATCCGTGCTACGTGGTGATGTGAATTATATATCTATAGGTGCACGAACAAATATTCAGGATGGCTCCGTGCTACATGTCACCCATAGGTCCACCAGCAATCCTGATGGAAATCCGTTAATCATTGGGGAAGATGTCACTATTGGACATAAAGTCATGCTACACGGATGCACGATAGGTAATCGGGTTCTTGTCGGTATGGGATCTATCGTGATCGATGGGGCTATTATTGAAGATGATGTTGTGATCGGTGCTAACAGCCTCATCACTCAGGGAAAAAGGTTAGAGTCTGGTTACTTATATATGGGAAGTCCAGCCAAAGCAATTCGAAAACTCACCGAAGCTGAACTTAGTCATTTACGTTATTCAGCTAATAATTATGTTGAGTGGAAAAATAATTATTTATCGTCCAGCAATTCATAG
- a CDS encoding DUF1488 domain-containing protein, which yields MNQAIQFPDREEWDSAINKVRFPVLVNGLLSECIVSQTLLIKRYGQNETPLALFQHYRWDIEEEFETLIEQGLDNENGFYELLDDK from the coding sequence ATGAATCAGGCGATTCAATTTCCAGATAGGGAAGAGTGGGACTCAGCCATTAATAAGGTACGTTTCCCTGTTTTAGTCAATGGACTACTTTCAGAGTGTATTGTTTCACAAACTCTACTTATTAAACGATATGGTCAGAATGAAACTCCACTGGCGCTTTTTCAACATTATCGTTGGGATATAGAAGAAGAATTCGAGACCTTGATTGAACAAGGACTCGATAATGAAAATGGCTTCTATGAATTGCTGGACGATAAATAA